The following are encoded together in the Pseudomonas maumuensis genome:
- a CDS encoding serine hydroxymethyltransferase has translation MFSKQDQIQGYDDALLAAMNAEEQRQEDHIELIASENYTSKRVMQAQGSGLTNKYAEGYPGKRYYGGCEHVDKVEALAIERAKQLFGADYANVQPHSGSSANGAVYLALLQAGDTILGMSLAHGGHLTHGAKVSSSGKLYNAVQYGIDTATGLIDYDEVERLAVEHKPKMIVAGFSAYSKTLDFPRFRQIADKVGALLFVDMAHVAGLVAAGLYPNPIPFADVVTTTTHKTLRGPRGGLILAKSNEEIEKKLNAAVFPGAQGGPLMHVIAAKAVCFKEALEPGFKAYQKQVIENAQAMAQVFIERGYDVVSGGTDNHLFLVSLIRQGLTGKDADAALGRAHITVNKNAVPNDPQSPFVTSGLRIGTPAVTTRGFKVAQCVALAGWICDVLDNLGDADVEADVAKNVAALCADFPVYR, from the coding sequence ATGTTCAGCAAGCAAGACCAGATCCAGGGTTATGACGACGCACTGCTGGCGGCGATGAATGCCGAGGAACAGCGCCAGGAAGATCACATCGAGCTGATCGCCTCGGAGAACTACACCAGCAAGCGCGTGATGCAGGCCCAGGGCAGCGGCCTGACCAACAAGTACGCCGAAGGCTACCCAGGCAAGCGCTACTACGGTGGCTGCGAGCATGTGGATAAAGTCGAGGCGCTGGCCATCGAGCGCGCCAAGCAGCTGTTCGGCGCCGATTACGCCAACGTCCAGCCGCACTCCGGCTCCTCGGCCAACGGCGCCGTGTACCTGGCCCTGCTGCAGGCCGGCGACACCATCCTGGGCATGAGCCTGGCCCACGGCGGCCACCTGACCCACGGCGCCAAGGTGTCGTCTTCGGGCAAGCTGTACAACGCCGTTCAATACGGGATCGACACCGCAACTGGCCTGATCGACTACGACGAGGTCGAGCGCCTCGCCGTCGAGCACAAGCCGAAGATGATCGTCGCCGGCTTCTCGGCCTACTCCAAGACCCTGGATTTCCCGCGTTTCCGCCAGATCGCCGATAAAGTCGGCGCGCTGCTGTTCGTCGATATGGCCCACGTCGCCGGCCTGGTCGCCGCCGGCCTGTACCCCAACCCGATCCCCTTCGCCGACGTGGTCACCACCACCACCCACAAGACCCTGCGCGGTCCGCGTGGCGGCCTGATCCTGGCCAAGTCCAACGAAGAGATCGAGAAGAAGCTCAACGCCGCCGTGTTCCCCGGCGCCCAGGGCGGCCCGCTGATGCACGTGATCGCCGCCAAGGCGGTGTGCTTCAAGGAAGCGCTGGAGCCTGGGTTCAAGGCCTACCAGAAACAAGTCATCGAAAACGCCCAGGCCATGGCCCAGGTGTTCATCGAGCGCGGCTACGACGTGGTCTCCGGCGGCACCGACAACCACCTGTTCCTGGTCAGCCTGATCCGCCAGGGCCTGACCGGCAAGGACGCCGACGCCGCCCTGGGCCGCGCCCATATCACCGTCAACAAGAACGCCGTGCCCAACGACCCGCAGTCGCCGTTCGTCACCTCGGGCCTGCGCATCGGCACCCCGGCCGTCACCACCCGCGGCTTCAAGGTCGCCCAGTGCGTGGCCCTGGCCGGCTGGATCTGCGATGTGCTGGACAACCTGGGCGACGCCGATGTCGAGGCCGATGTGGCCAAGAACGTCGCCGCGCTGTGCGCCGACTTCCCGGTCTACCGCTGA